AGGTCCAAGCACTGAAACATTATAACACTCTATTAATTACTGATAACAGAAATCGATTTTCAAATGATAGATCCCTTTAACTAAAACAAGATTTTCCCCAGCTCATTCTCTAACTTCAACCTACAAGCTGGCACTCTGATGTTTGAGAGGCAGTGTTCTGCAGCTCTTTGCTTCTTCTTAAGGAAGGTGGAAGGAGCAAGGGCTGCAGTGCCTGGGCGGTAGACACTCTGGGCCATGGAATGTGACAGTGCACAGCCCCTACTGTGCTGCGGGCCCCTAACCAGTTCGTCTCTTTCAGACTGGGAAGAAGAACAGGTGAGCAGCCCGAACATCCTGCGACTCATCTACCAAGGCAGATTTCTACACGGGAACGTCACGTTAGGAGGTAATTGACGTCCTCTCCTGCCATTGTTTATTTTGAATGACAGTGCCTTTGCATTTACTAAAAAAGATGACTTGAGAATCAATCTGAGGTCCCCTGCTTTGAGTGTGCCTTCTCCCTGTGAGATGAGCCCTGCCTGCCAGTGTGCAGACTTACCGTGTTACAGGTGGATTCCGTTGAGCTGCCGGATGACAGAGTCTAGATGTGATGCTCCTAAGCTAAAACCCATCACAGACCAGGACACACTTAGGACAGCAGCTTTTCATGTGAATTGGGAAATTGCTTGTTGTGTGGGGATAAAGTCAGTAGCTGCTGTGGACACAGTGATCCTCACTTCAACACAGGCACTTTGTCCTCTAAGCCTAACTTGAGAGCTGcactctcttcttcctcaggCAGATTGTTCTTATTCATTTGGTTACTGTGTGTTTGCTGAGCTTTTTTATGCATCTGCACTAATAAACCTCGACAGCATTGAATATGACCAGACACCTACCTGCCCCCTCTTCAGGTTGCTCTGTTACGTGGGACAATAAAGTCCACTGTAAAAAGACTTGAGGGTTAGAGCTGATGACTTCAGTGACTGACAGTGGCACATTAGTGGACTACTTTCGAGTCTAGGCTCACATGTAGCCTAGTTTGTGACAGGGTTAGATCTGGTCCAAAAACTACTGTAGTCTCTAAGAAGTAACTACCATTTAGACATCGCATTTCTTTGGCTTGCTTCTCTGTTTGTAGTTCTGCCTAATTAGACAACCCTCTGGTGAGAGTTGACTGTTgttagcctcctgagtgttttATGCATCTGTTAATGGTGgggacatcttttatttttttaattcctatGGTTCAAACAAGACcttgaattaaaattaataaaaaaactgattGTTGGTTGGATTGACTCTCGACTATGAGTGAGTCTTCATCTCCCTCTGAACATTGGTCTCTTAAGCATTTTCCGCCAGCCCAGTGTCCCAGGGTCAGGTTAAAGTTCACAGGATTTGTGCTAAAATCAAGATggttcattcattttcattaaattacagttttaaaactattttttttaaattcttttagaaTAATCATCAAAATGACTTTTCTCATTGTGACTATTGTGTGGCCACCAGTCTTTTTGGAAGCAAATTAAAGGCCTTGCAGCTTCGTGATTTAGACAGGTGGTGTGGAGTGCGGTAGCCCTTGGTTGGCCAGTGTCACCTGGGACTTGGTGAAGGCCGGATGCTAGCCCTCCACAGTCCAGGGCCACTGGGTGCTTGCTTGGACCACATGCTAGCACTCCACTGTCCGCTTTCTAGGCTGCAGGCTTCCTTTTTTGTCACCTGTACAGCAGTGGCAGGTATTTCCCAGTATTTTCACAGCTGCTCTGAAAGTGTGAACTTGCTCGGTAACTTGTGAAGTAGATTTAGAGCCCACAGCTGCGGATCAAAGGCAGAGGTAATTGTGGGCTTTTTAATAGAATCAAAAATATTTGATaacagtatttttaatttttcattttactgcAATGGGGGACAAGGTGCGGGTGTGGAGGACAGGGAAACTTGatagagtcagttctcttctccaGCTCTACCTAGGGTtcagggtcaaactcaggttggcaggctgcctgctgagtcatctcaccagctcaGAGAAAAGAACAGCCCAGTTATGGGAAGAGTTGGAGTCCTTGCAGGTGCTGTTCAAGCAGTGGGGGAGGAGAACTAGTGAGGCTCCAGGCAGGTGGGTAGCCTTCCCTCTGGACAGGCAGACATaggaggagggctgggcctgctcattcttctcctctccccacccactTTAAGACCTGGTTTCACTGTGTTGTGCAGCTTAGCCTAGCACTGCTAGGCTccagcaaccctcctgcctcagcttcttgaataGTCAGACTACAGGTCTGTAAGTGGAGACTGTgcattcatttcccggccacccagatcctaataatcacacaaaaactatattaattacacaaCTATTTGGCTGAGGCAAATATATGGCTCAGgcattcctagctagctcttacatcttaaattaacccatttctattaatctatgtatcaccatgaggctgtggcctactggtaaggttccggcatctttctctttctgccgtaccataggccaaagcagcttctttattaaccagtggtaatgaAACATGTTCACAgtatagagaggggaatcccacattacagGTCCATATAGCTCGATCTGTCATTCTGTGAATTTCTGTGATTGACTCAATTTCAAGTTTAAATCTGTGATCATCAGGTCTCTTTAAACATTCCTGAGTCCCCTTCTTTTGAGTTGTAACCTTGTTAATCACATGGAATTTTACTCTTCTGAAGGAGAGGCACGATGATAGCTCTGCTGAGAGGATGATCATCAGCTGACACTCTGACAGTCACTGGGGACCAGAGAGAGTGGGGCATCACCGGGGCACTCTCCTTTATTCTTGTTCACTTACTTACTTTTGTGTGGCTAGGAGTGCAGGGCCTAATGCATGCCGTTCAAGTCCTTTGCCTCTGAGTTACCAGTCCAGCTCCAACCCCGATACTCTTTAAAATGCAGATTTCTGCACTTAACAATTTCCTACCAGTGTGACTTTGGAGTTGAAATGCTGGTGGTGGTTGTGTGTAAAGGAAAAGTTGAAATGCTATCTTCTGGATGTTGCCCTGTGTATAGAAAGGTCTTCCGTGAAGGAGGGCATTCCAGTTTCTGGCTTCTCCTTCACCTGCCAGCAGCTATGCCTCCTGTTTGCGTTGAATTGGGTGCAGAAGAGAAGTGCCAGCCATGCAGCTGTGAGTCAGGGACGATGCCCGGACAGCTAGCAGTCTGTAGATCTGCATAGAGCATGCCTTGAAAAGTGGGGCACACTAGTGCAGTGAGTTTAGAGGTAGAAGTGTGTGCTTTCTCTCAGATAAAATAGATTCCTGAGTCTTTCCAGTGGTGGAGCTATGAGAGTCACTTGTAACTGTACACTCCCCTGGGGTGAGGAAATGTCTCCTTGTGAAGGAGCCACAACCTGAAGCCATTCAGAAACCGGCAACATTTCTAAGTGCTTTCATCCCTGGCTAGTGATTTTACAGAATGACGTGTATGTAACAGTTTGTCCCTTCTTTTACATAGCATTAAAACTTCCTTTTGGCAAAACAACAGTGATGCATTTGGTGGCCAGAGAGACCCTGCCAGAGCCCAACTCACAAGGTAAGCCTACCCTGGAAGATGCCTAACTTGAGCCATCAAGACATCATGCCTGCTTCCGCTTAGACATTCTGCTGAGAAGGAAATGTTCATAGTATATGAATTGAGCTTATGGAGCAAGTAACCAGGTGGTTTTTGAAGCATCCAAGATGAAAAGATTCCTTATTGACAGGGTTGTAGTATTTTAAAGCAAGCTTTGAGCCAAGTTCAGGCTGTTTTGACTATGCCTCTGCATTTGCCTCTCCACCCGAGACCCAGCTGGCTAAAGTAGGCTGCCTTTGTTTCCCCAGGCCAGAGAAATCGGGAGAAGACTGGGGAGAGCAACTGCTGCGTGATCCTGTGATGTGTCGCCGCATGTGCCACAGTCTGTTGATGCTGCTGAGACAGAGGAGGTTCAACAGCGTCCCACACCTGTAGGACAGTCACCTGCACACCCATGGGGCTGAATTACTCGGGAGCTCTGCCATCTCTtcttataaagtaaaaagaaCCAAGAACACTCTCATCTGCTCCTTTATTCCTGTCTCTCGTCTGTGTTGAACAGTCTGAAATGCACAGTGGTCTCCAGGGGAAGTCGCCTTGCTGCCACAAAGGCTCATCCGCAGAAGTCAGAAATCAAGTGTTGCAAGTACAGTTTGCAGTGAAAAAAGATTATCGTTATTTTCCTCATCAGCAGAATCTGCCAGCGCCTGTGGTGCCCAGAAGTACCCCGTAACAGTCCACATTGGGGGACACTCAGCATCACTGAAGTTAGTCACCAGGCCATTCGCACAGGGAAAATGGGAAGGGATCCAAAATGCTGGGTGAAGTCTACCAAAGTCAGCCACCGTGGCTGTCCTCACGGGATATCCAAATAGGCATGACTGTCCTCACTGCAGCAAAGGAAAAGCCATGCCTGCTGCCCCCAGCACTCTGCAGAGGATACCTCTGCTGCCTGCGCCCTGAGTCCTCTTGGCAAGGGGCTCATCCAGACagcacagaagccaggcagcagtgTGTCCCTAGCCTTAATGTGGAGGGCCAGTCGCTCAGGGGCTGTCACTGCGCAGAAACGATAGGAAGCCTCAGCAGCAGATCCGATTGTGTATTTGAATATCAGAAAATTGGAAACTTCCGCCACTGTCACTCATCCGTAACCACGCCCTGCATTATGCTTACTCACTAGGACAGAGGAATCCTTTTAAACAGTCTCCAGATACTAATTTTGTTACTTTATGTAGTTTGCATTTGGAATCAATGCTTGCAGTTGTATTGAGATCACAAGCTGATTTTTAAGGCATACATGATTAGTAGCACCACTCTTATTTTTACcgataatttaaaaattgatatgCTATAAATAAACAATTTGCACAGCACTAAAGCATGAGCTAATTTCATCTaaacctgtaaaaaaaaaaagattttatattttttttcactgGGAAGAAATCTTCCTGGATGAAATTACAAATATGTGtagattatatttaataaaaaacataaaatatctaacTGTAGAACGCAAATATAGATTGGCGTGTAGCATATAGACCAGTATTCCATATCAATAACTTTATccaacatttttaaagatgaagtTGCAGACTGCATTGTGTTCTGTATTTAATGAGGGTCCTTAGCTCTCAGCAGCATTAAGTGTCAATGGTCTCGATGGTCATCTCTGTTTAAATGCAATCAGGTTACTTTATTCATTGTTAATGTGTTGATGAAGAGGCTTTATATGCAGTAGATCTACGAAAATATTGTTCATACTGATCAGAATTAAATTTGTATAGAACAGAGTTTTAAAATGAATGTAAATAGTACTAAACCTTTTCTTTCTGCAACCTGTACTTATTAGATTCCTtctgtaaactaaataaaaaattgtaGTGCATTTTGTGAGTGATTTAAAGGTCAATAATTGCTTAAGCCTTGTTTCATCTATTTTACAATTAATTTTCTACTCTTCTGGGTCTTTTAAAATCCATTCACTTTCCACTCCGTTGCTGCTTGGGTGTGCCCCGTGTCTTCATCACTTGCCCAGTTGGTGTGTGAAGCACAGCAGCTGGGGTTCTGTCTCTGTTACCACTGAGATGTTGCATTCAGAAGATGGCGTGTCCATCTGCTGTGTAGGCACTGACTGGAGAATAACCCAGCAGGTAGTTAGCTGAGCGCTCAGTCCTGATGACTGTATTCTTTTGTAAATCAAGCTACTCATTAATCATTTTTAATGCTTTGATTCTAGTTACTCTCTGTCTTCCCACAGTTAGGAGCTTTCAATGAATTGTGATTGAATTTGGACAGTTACGAATACCTCTATTGGCAAGAAGTAAAATCCTACACTGAAAACACCAAAAATGTGCTAGTGTATACATGAAAACACTGGATTCTCCCTACCGATGGCTAAAATGGGATTGATCATACTCAAGACCGAGATTGGAGGTCTCTGCCTAGAATAACCACAGCTTCCCTAAGGGTGAGCCGTGCCCAGACCCAGTTGAGCCAGTGGGTAAAGAGAACCTGAGTCATGGGCCTGACCCCAGCCCTGTAACTCAGTCATCTGCAGCTTGCAGTGTCCTCATTTAAGTGCTCCATGCAATGGCGTCTTCTATGTTAAACCTCAGCATGCCTTTCTGGTTGGAACCATTAGCTCTCTCTCCAGGATAAGTTGTAGGTGACACCCTCATTCGTGCAGAGGTTTTCACATGGCCAGACAGGTCCCTGCTGTCACCTTGACCAGTGCTGCAGCCGTTTCTGTTAGCCAGTGCATGGTAAGCAGTGCTTACTTAATGTGAAAAGAAATGAGAACTTTCTTCGCCTGTCGAAGAGTAGTCCTCCTGTTTTGAATGACTTACATTCATAGTAGTCATAAATATCCTATTTATCTTTCTACtccttttcactttattttatgacaCTCAAATAAAATTCACCATGGCccagcctctcctctgctgtTTATCTAAGTGAGAGAAAGACAGCCAGAATTTACCACGCTTCCATACTGTCCTCGCGGGTAACTGTCGTGGGCATCCCCCGCCCCCATCATTTTATTTTGCAGTCACTCATgagcagccagccagccagcaatTACTCTTTCCATGGCTAAGGTGTGCTGGAGTTCTTGGGCAGAG
The Chionomys nivalis chromosome 3, mChiNiv1.1, whole genome shotgun sequence genome window above contains:
- the Ubl3 gene encoding ubiquitin-like protein 3, whose product is MSSHVPADMINLRLILVSGKTKEFLFSPNDSASDIAKHVYDNWPMDWEEEQVSSPNILRLIYQGRFLHGNVTLGALKLPFGKTTVMHLVARETLPEPNSQGQRNREKTGESNCCVIL